In Zingiber officinale cultivar Zhangliang chromosome 1A, Zo_v1.1, whole genome shotgun sequence, a genomic segment contains:
- the LOC121998995 gene encoding uncharacterized protein LOC121998995 → MPQKCKDLGVFTIPCMIGESSFEDAMLDLGASINVMLKSVFQALGIGPLQSTGVVIQLMNRSFAHPVGVIEDVLVKVKELIFPADFYVLDMEGDTKSSHVPIILGRPFLKTVKTKIDVHAGTLSMEFRDTIVRYNILEAMRYPVEDHSLLNVELFDELEDNLDSYFLEFTTLSDEELDVTEDVHFEQEDSVPVIKEYEGVCMIELEHEKDLPSTVHPPKLELKVLPNHLKYAYLRKDEQLPVIISKDLEPRQEERLLDVLRHNQKAIGWTLADLTGISSAICTHRILLEEDVKPVRQPQRRLNPLILDVVKKEVVKLLQAGIIYPISDSKWVSPVQVVPKKSGVTVVANRQNELIPTRMLERLAGKTHYCFLDGYTGYSHICIAPEDQEKTTFTCSFGTFAYRKMPFGLCNAPGTFQRHGIVLGHIVSEKGIEVDPAKINAIIALSFPTCVREVRSFLEHAGFYRRFIRDFSAIALPLSRLLQKVVEFVFDEKCKEAFNKLREALISSPIVCSPDWLLPFELMCDASNFAVGVVLAQGVEGAPHVISYASKTLDSTQSNYTTTEKELLAIVFALDKFRSYLLCSHVIVFSDHAALKFLLKKADAKPRLIRWMLLLQEFDIEIRDRSGKENLVADHLSRIENEGDITPIVDSFPDEQFFHLQGRLPWYADLVNYLVANVFPSHFSKAQRDKLKSDAKYYVWDDPHLWKFGSDQEIRRCVSDDELGGYSHQD, encoded by the exons ATGCCACAAAAATGCAAGGATCTAGGAGTTTTCACCATTCCATGTATGATAGGGGAGAGTAGTTTTGAAGATGCTATGCTAGATCTTGGAGCATCCATTAATGTTATGCTGAAATCAGTGTTCCAAGCTCTTGGAATTGGACCTCTTCAGTCAACAGGGGTCGtgattcaattgatgaacagaAGTTTTGCTCATCCAGTAGGAGTGATTGAAGATGTGCTGGTAAAGGTTAAGGAACTAATTTTCCctgcagatttttatgttttgGATATGGAGGGTGATACAAAGTCGAGCCATGTACCCATAATTCTTGGAAGGCCATTTCTGAAAACAGTGAAGACTAAGATTGATGTTCATGCTGGGACTTTATCAATGGAGTTTAGGGATACTATTGTCCGGTATAACATTCTAGAGGCTATGAGATATCCAGTAGAGGATCATTCTTTGTTGAATGTTGAATTATTTGATGAGCTGGAGGACAATTTGGATAGTTATTTTTTGGAATTCACTACACTTTCTGATGAAGAGTTGGATGTAACTGAAGATGTCCATTTCGAGCAGGAAGATTCTGTTCCAGTAATCAAAGAGTATGAAGGAGTTTGCATGATAGAGTTGGAACATGAAAAAGATCTTCCATCTACTGTGCATCCACCGAAACTGGAGTTAAAGGTTCTTCCGAACCATTTAAAGTATGCTTACTTGAGGAAAGACGAGCAGCTACCAGTAatcatctctaaggatcttgagcCCAGACAAGAAGAGAGATTGTTAGATGTTTTAAGGCATAATCAAAAAGCAATTGGTTGGACTTTGGCAGATTTAACTGGAATTAGTTCTGCTATTTGCACACATAGGATTTTATTGGAGGAAGATGTTAAACCTGTACGTCAACCACAAAGAAGACTAAACCCACTTATTCTTGATGTAGTTAAGAAAGAGGTTGTGAAGTTACTACAAGCTGGGATTATCTATCCTATTTCAGATAGTAAATGGGTAAGTCCAGTGCAGGTGGTGCCAAAGAAGTCAGGAGTTACTGTTGTAGCAAATAGACAGAATGAATTAATTCCCACAAGG atgttggagagGTTGGCAGGGAAGACACACTATTGTTTTTTAGATGGTTATACAGGGTATTCCCATATTTGCATAGCACCTGAAGATCAGGAGAAGACTACCTTTACATGTTCCTTTGGAACTTTTGCTTATAGGAAAATGCCATTTGGGTTATGTAATGCTCCAGGTACATTTCAGAG GCATGGCATAGTATTGGGTCATATTGTTTCTGAAAAGGGTATTGAAGTGGATCCAGCTAAGATTAATGCTATAATTGCTTTATCTTTTCCTACATGTGTGCGGGAAGTTCGATCTTTCCTGGAACATGCAGGTTTTTATAGAAGATTCATTAGAGACTTTAGTGCTATTGCTTTACCTTTATCGCGACTGCTGCAAAAAGTTGTGGAGTTTGTTTTTGATGAAAAATGCAAGGAAGCTTTTAATAAACTCAGGGAAGCTCTTATTTCATCTCCTATTGTGTGTTCTCCTGATTGGTTATTACCTTTTGAACTTATGTGTGATGCTTCTAATTTTGCAGTTGGAGTGGTTTTGGCTCAAGGGGTTGAGGGGGCACCACATGTTATTAGTTATGCATCAAAAACATTGGATTCTACTCAGAGCAACTACACAACGACTGAAAAAGAGCTTCTAGCAATTGTTTTTGCTTTGGATAAGTTTCGGTCTTATCTTCTTTGTTCTCACGTTATTGTTTTTTCGGATCATGCAGCTCTTAAGTTTCTTCTTAAGAAGGCAGATGCAAAGCCTCGATTGATTAGATGGATGCTCTTACTTCaagaatttgatattgagatccgagatagaagtGGGAAGGAAAACTTGGTGGCTGATCACTTGAGTAGAATTGAAAATGAAGGAGATATTACACCGATTGTTGATTCATTCCCCGATGAGCAATTTTTTCATTTGCAAGGTAGATTGCCATGGTATGCTGATCTTGTTAATTACTTGGTTGCTAATGTTTTTCCTTCACATTTTTCAAAAGCTCAACGTGATAAACTTAAGAGTGATGCAAAGTATTATGTGTGGGACGATCCTCACCTTTGGAAATTTGGTAGTGATCAAGAAATTAGGAGATGTGTATCTGATGACGAATTAGGAGGCTATTCCCACCAGGACTAA